The window TTCATTAACGCCAATACATCAGGGAATAGGCAGACCTCACGTTCTTGCACCAGATGATGCCGGTAAGGCTGACAAGCAGCGTCGATGGCGGAGAGCGGCAGAAAGCGATTTGTCCGTTGCGTGCCGTCCAGCCGCTGCCACGCCTGCGACAGTTCGCTTAAGGAGCCGTCTGCCAGTGTCGCAAACGCAATCACGCCCCCCGGACGCGTGACCCGATACATCTCTGCCAACGCGCGCGGTAACGAGTCACACCACTGCACGGCCAGATTGCTATAGCTGATATCCACACTGCAATCCGCCAGCGGCAGGTTTTCGATATCCCCTTCCTGATAGCGATCAGCAGCCTGCTGCTCACGCGCCTGTGCGAGCATGGCAGCCGATAAATCCAGCGCAATCACCGTTTTTCCCCGTTGACGCCAGTGGCGGCTAAAGTGCCCGGTTCCGCATCCCGCATCCAATACCAGTAAACCACCGTGCGGCGGCATCAGCGCCAGCAGACGTTCTCCGCTGGTGCGTTGCAGTTCGGCAAAGCGGTCATAGCACCCTGCCGCACGTCCAAACGCCTGCGCGATCGCCTGCTTGTTATAATTTTCTGTCAGCATGATGTAATACCGTAAGCAAGCGGCTGATATCTTCCGGCTGATGTTCCGCCGTCAGCGTAATCCTCAGGCGTGCGCTACCGGGCGGCACCGTCGGCGGTCGCATGGCACTGACCCACACGCCCTGTTCACGCAGATGGCTTGTTAGCGCCAACGCGCGCGCGTTCTCACCGACAATCAGCGGCTGAATTGCGCTCTGTGAATCCATCAGTTGATAGGACGAGTTGGAGAAGCCTGCACGGAACTGCTCAACATTGCGCCGTAGCGCCTCACGTCGCGCGTCGCCCTGACGAACACAGTTGAGTGCCGCACTCAACGCACAGGCCTGCGCTGCGGGCATTGAGGTGCTGTAAATCAAATGACGGGCAAATTGCAGGAAGTATTCGGCCAGCGGTTCAGCGCACAGCACCGCCGCACCACTCACGCCAAACGCTTTGCCGAACGTGACAATCAGCAGCTCAGGTTTAACACTTTGCTGCCAGCAACTCCCGCGACCTTCATCACCCAGTACGCCAATTCCGTGTGCATCGTCAACCATCAGCCAGGCATCATGCGCCCGGCACTGTTCTTGTAACGCCGACAGCGGCGCGGTGTCGCCATCCATGCTGAAAACGCCTTCGGTCACCACCAGCGTCTGACCGTCGGCTGGCTTTTCCAGCAGCGCTTGCAGACTATCGGCCTGATTGTGTTTAAAGCGCCTCAGGGTTGCCGGTGACTGTGCCGCCGCTTCCAGCAGCGAAGCGTGGCTAAGCTTATCGGCCAAAATACGGTCTTCCGCCTGTGCCAGCGCGGCGACCACGGCCTGATTCGCGGCATAGCCGGAAATAAACAGCAGCGCACGCGGATAGCCCAGCCAGTCGGCAAGCTGGCTTTCCAACATGGCATGGGCATCGGTATACCCCGTCACATGCCCGGAACCGCCGCTGCCAATGCCGTATTGCTCTGCCCCCTGCTGCCAGGCACGCACAATTTCCGGGTGGTGGCTCAGCCCCAGATAGTCGTTACTGGAAAAGTTCAGATAACAGCGATCGCCCTGCATCAGCCAGCGCCCGCTGCCGCCTTGATTCGCCAACCTCACACGGTAAGCATCATCACGCTGGCGCTGTGCCAGCGCGTCTTCAATGCGTTGCTGCCAACTCATGATGCAATACACCTAACCTGACGACGCATGCGCAGGGCGTTATACCGCAGCATTATAAAACTGCTCGCTATCGGCATTAATCAGCTGTTCTGCCAGTCGTTGCTGCTGTTGGTTATCCCCGTATTCGGTCGCCGTCTGCTGCGGGTTCAAACCTAATTTGAGGAACAGCGCCAGATCCTTGTCCTCTTTCGGGTTTGGCGTCGTTAACAGCTTGCAGCCGTAGAAAATAGAGTTCGCGCCGGCCATAAAGCACATCGCCTGCGTTTGTTCACTCATCTGCTCGCGTCCGGCGGACAGACGCACATAGGA is drawn from Pectobacterium aroidearum and contains these coding sequences:
- the bioC gene encoding malonyl-ACP O-methyltransferase BioC: MLTENYNKQAIAQAFGRAAGCYDRFAELQRTSGERLLALMPPHGGLLVLDAGCGTGHFSRHWRQRGKTVIALDLSAAMLAQAREQQAADRYQEGDIENLPLADCSVDISYSNLAVQWCDSLPRALAEMYRVTRPGGVIAFATLADGSLSELSQAWQRLDGTQRTNRFLPLSAIDAACQPYRHHLVQEREVCLFPDVLALMKSLKGIGATWLHEGRTPGLLSRARLAALSAHYPQEQGGYPLSYQLVYGVIYRD
- the bioF gene encoding 8-amino-7-oxononanoate synthase, producing the protein MSWQQRIEDALAQRQRDDAYRVRLANQGGSGRWLMQGDRCYLNFSSNDYLGLSHHPEIVRAWQQGAEQYGIGSGGSGHVTGYTDAHAMLESQLADWLGYPRALLFISGYAANQAVVAALAQAEDRILADKLSHASLLEAAAQSPATLRRFKHNQADSLQALLEKPADGQTLVVTEGVFSMDGDTAPLSALQEQCRAHDAWLMVDDAHGIGVLGDEGRGSCWQQSVKPELLIVTFGKAFGVSGAAVLCAEPLAEYFLQFARHLIYSTSMPAAQACALSAALNCVRQGDARREALRRNVEQFRAGFSNSSYQLMDSQSAIQPLIVGENARALALTSHLREQGVWVSAMRPPTVPPGSARLRITLTAEHQPEDISRLLTVLHHADRKL